From Corvus cornix cornix isolate S_Up_H32 chromosome 6, ASM73873v5, whole genome shotgun sequence, one genomic window encodes:
- the SFRP5 gene encoding secreted frizzled-related protein 5, with the protein MPQAGSPPGSRGTALLALALALAGSLGGGQHYDYYGWQPESQPHGRFYGREPQCLDIPPDMQLCRDVGYKRMRLPNLLEHETMAEAKQQAGSWVPLLAKQCHTDTQLFLCSLFAPVCLDRPVYPCRSLCEVVRDSCAPVMESYGFPWPEMLHCGKFPSDHELCIAVQFGNSKATPPPVSKICTQCEMEHKADGMMEQMCSSDFVVKMRIKEMTEENGERRLVAAQKKKVLKLGPLKRKDTKKMVLHMRNAGACPCPQLDSLSGSFLVMGRKVGSRLLLLAIYPWQKHNKEMKFAVKFMFSYPCPLYHPLLYGAGQH; encoded by the exons ATGCCGCAGGCGGGCAGCCCCCCGGGGTCCCGGGGCACGGCGCTGCTGGCCCTGGCGCTGGCGCTGGCAGGGTCCCTGGGCGGCGGGCAGCACTACGACTACTACGGGTGGCAGCCCGAGAGCCAGCCCCACGGGCGCTTCTACGGGCGGGAGCCGCAGTGCCTCGACATCCCGCCCGACATGCAGCTCTGCCGCGACGTGGGCTACAAGCGCATGCGGCTGCCCAACCTGCTGGAGCACGAGACCATGGCCGAAGCCAAGCAGCAGGCTGGCAGCTGGGTACCCCTGCTCGCCAAGCAGTGCCACACCGATACCCAGCTCTTCTTGTGCTCCCTCTTCGCCCCTGTCTGCCTTGACCGGCCCGTCTACCCCTGCCGCTCCCTCTGTGAGGTGGTGCGTGACTCCTGCGCCCCTGTCATGGAGTCCTACGGCTTCCCCTGGCCTGAGATGCTGCACTGTGGCAAGTTCCCCTCTGACCACGAGCTCTGCATCGCCGTCCAGTTTGGAAACAGCAAAGCCACGCCGCCACCAG TGTCCAAGATCTGCACCCAGTGTGAGATGGAGCACAAGGCAGATGGCATGATGGAGCAGATGTGCTCCAGTGACTTTG TGGTGAAAATGCGCATCAAGGAGATGACGGAGGAGAACGGGGAGCGGCGGCTGGTGGCTGCCCAGAAGAAGAAGGTGCTGAAACTGGGCCCACTGAAGCGCAAGGACACCAAGAAGATGGTGCTGCACATGAGGAACGCGGgtgcctgcccctgcccccaGCTTGACAGCCTCAGTGGCAGTTTCCTGGTCATGGGCCGCAAGGTGGGCAGCcgcctgctgctcctggccatCTACCCCTGGCAGAAGCACAACAAGGAGATGAAGTTTGCAGTCAAGTTCATGTTCTCCTACCCTTGCCCCCTCTACCACCCCCTGCTCTATGGGGCTGGGCAGCACTAG